The following nucleotide sequence is from Streptomyces xiamenensis.
GGGTGCGGTCGCCCTGCTGGCGCACCACCATGACCCGTTCGACGGCCTCGCGGCGCGCCAGGAACTCGGCCTCGGTGATGATCGGCACCCGCCGACGGCCCTGCTCACGGCCTTCGCGGCGGCGCTGCTTCTTGGCCTCCAGACGGGTGGAGCCCTTGATGGACTGCACGCCGTCGCCGCTCTCGGTGGGCTCGTGGTCCTTCTTCTTGCGGGGCTCGCGGACCTTGATCACCGTGCGCTCGGGGTCGTCGGCGCCCGAACCGCCGGCCTCGCCGGACTCCTCGGTGCGGCGACGGCGACGGCGGCGGCGACGGGAGGACCCGGAACCGGAACCGGACTCGTCCTCCTCCGCTTCGGTCTCAGCCTCGCGCTCGGGCTCGGCCGGGACCTCGGGCTCGGTCTCCCGCTCGGCCCGGGGGGTCTCGGCGGGCTCCGCCGGGGCCTCCTCGGTGTCGTCCTCGGTCTCGGCGGCACGCTCGGCGCTCTCGCCCCGCCGCCTGCGGCGCCCACCACGACGCCGACGGCGCGAGGGCCGCTCGCTCTCCTCGGAGGTCTCGACCTCCTCGTTCTCCTCGCCGACGGCATCCAGCTCGTCCTCGGGTTCGGCGTCGGCCTCGGCCAGCGCCGCCGCCGCCTCGGCGGCGGCCCGCTCGGGCGTCTGGAACATCGGCGGCTGGAAGACCGGCGGCTGGAACACGGCGGTCGCCGGCACCGGCACGGCCGGCGGCATCGGCTCCGACTCGCTCCCCGCTCGGTCCTCAGTCACAGACTTCCTGGCCTTTCCTTCGTCAGTGGAGGTGGAAGCGGCCCGGGTGGCCCGCCGGCGCCGTCGCGGCGCGGTGGCGTCCTCGTCGGGCCGGTTCACGTCAGCCTCTTCCGAAGTGCCACGCGTCGCACGGCGACGCGGGCGGGCGGCCTCGTCCTCGCCCTGGTTCGCCGCGTCCGCGACGGCGGGGGCGGCCGGCGCGGTGGCGGCACGGGTGGCGCGGCGCCGCTGACGCGGGCCGGAGGTCTCCTCGGCGGCGCTGTCACCCGACTCGACCGGAGCGTCCTGCGCGGCGGCCTCGAACGTCGCCTCAGGTGCAGCCGCGGCACGCGTCGCCCGTCGGCGTCCACGGGGAGCCGCGGTCTCGTCAGCGGCGGCGGCAGCGGTGTCGGCCGGCATGTCGGCGGCGGCGGTACGGGTGGCGCGGCGACGCTGACGCGGCGCGGACGCCTCCTCGGCCACGGCCTCACCGGACTCCACCGGAGTCTCCTGCGCGGCGGCCTCGAACGTCGCCTCAGGGGCCGACGCGGCACGCGTCGCACGCCGACGCTGACGCGGCGCGGGCGCCTCCTCGGCGGCGGCAGCGGACTCGGCCGGTACGTCGGCGGGCGCGGTCGCACGCCGGCGCCCACGCGGCGCGGCGGCCTCGTCGGCGCTGTCACCCGACGCCGCCGGAGCGTCCTGCGCACCGGCGGGGGACGCGAAGGTCGCCTCGGGAGCGGACGCGGGGCGGGTGGCACGGCGGCGGCGGCGCGGCGCGGCGGCCGGCTCGTCCTGGCTGTCGGTCCCGGTCACGGGCTGTGCTTCCGGCGCCGGGGTGGGCGCGGGCTCGGCGGCGCTGTCCTCGGCATCGGTCCGGTGCGTCTCCTCGGCGGGGACCGCCGGCGCCGACGCGACGCGCGTCGCACGGCGACGCTGACGCGGGGCGGCGGCCTTCTCCTCGGCGGCACCGGCGTCCGGGGTGCTCTCACCGGAGCCGCCCGCACGGCGGCGGCCACGCGGCGCGCTCGTCTCATCTGCGGCGCTGCCGGACGCGGGGCTCGTCCCGGTCGCGGCGGTGTCGCTGTCCGCCGGCGCGGGGGCCTGGCTCTCCCGGGCACCGGCCTCGGCGACCGCCGGGGCGGACGCGACGCGCGTCGCACGACGCCGCTTGCGCGGCTCGGGGGCCTGCTCGGCGGCTTCCTCCGCCGCAGCCGTCTCCACCGGGGCCGTCTCCGCCTGGGACTCGGTCGCGGATGCGGCGCGGCTCGTACGGCCCCGCCGGCGCGGCGCCGCGGGCTCGCTCTCGCCGTCGGCGGCGGGCGTGGCCTCGGTCACCTCGCTCCCGGCGGTCTCGGTGGCCGCACGCGTGGTGCGGCGACGGGCACGCGGCGCGGCTGTCTCCTCGTCGCTCTTGGCGCCGGCCCGGCGCTGCCCCCCGGCGGCCACGGGTTCTGCGGCGGCCTCGGGGCCGGTCTCGGGGGTCGTGGTGTTCTCGGCGGCGGCCTCCGGCGCGGTCGCCGAACGGGTGGCACGCCGGCGCGCACGGGGCGCGGCGGTCTCGGTGTCACCCACCGCGTCGGCACCGGCGGTGTCGCCGGTCTCAGCGGTCGGCGCCGTGTCCGTGGCGGCGGCCGGCCGCGTCGCGCGGCGCCGCTTGCGCGGTGCGGCGGGCTCCTCAGCGGCGGAAGCAGAAGTAGAAGCGGCGGTCGCACCGCTCACCGCGGTACCGGCGGAGCCCTCACTCCCGGAAGTGCGTTCGGGACGTTCACCCGATGCGGCCGCCACCTGGGGGGCCGTCGTCTCGTTGTCCGTACCGGCCGGCGGACCCGCCGGCCGGCTCGCGGCCCGGCGCCGCCGCCGCGGGGGCAGCGTGCCGCTCGGGGTGTTCGTGTCGTCGCGGTCGCGTTCTGTCGTCACGTCCGCTTCGGCGGACTCGTGTGATGCGTGCATGCGGGCGGTTCTCCCGTCACGCTCCCGGGCGCCTCGCCGATGGGCGGCGGGCAGCGCCGCTCAGGAGCTGTCGTGTCGCTCGCCGGTTCCGGCCCCGTTCCCTGCGGTCCGGCTACGGCGAAAGTCTGCTGGTCGGTGCGCCTGCCGGTAACAGCCGGGCCCGAGTGGCTCCCTGGCACCATGCGGTTGGGCGGCGCGGTGACGACGTCACTGTCCGGTGATCTCCGGCGCCGCCGCGGCCTGCTGCCCGGCGGCCGTGGAAAGGGCGGCCATGGCAGCGTCGCGGTCAGGCGCAAACGGGTCGGTCACCGTCCCGGACTCCTCATCGAGCGGCCCCTGCGCCAGCCTCGTCACCCCAGGGGGGACCGGCGGCGCCAGGTCGGCCACAATACGAAGACCGGACAGAACGTCATCGGGTCGTACGGCAGGTGTGAGATGCCGTACTACCAGGCGCAGTATCGCACAAGGTACGGACGCGAGCGCATCGGACCCGCCGGAGGGCGAAGGGGAGGCGTACGCGTCCGTGGCTTCCAGTGCGGTCACCGCGGCTCTGGCGTCAAAAGTTCTGATGCCCTTCTTTGTTTCCCGCGACACCTCGACGGACGAAGTGGCGAGAAATACTTTTACGGCCCGCTCGGCGTCCGCCGGTTCCACGCCCTCCAGGCGCAGCTCCCAGCACGAGGCCTCCAGCCGTTCGGCGAAGCCGGAAACCCGGGCGTCGACCGCGTCGACGATGTCCAGGCCGGCCGGCAGCGACTCGTCGAGCCGCTCCTTCAACCATGCCACCTCACGCGGCGCGGCCAGCGCGATCTCCAGATACTCGGCCTCGCTGGCCGTCCCGGTCGGCGCCGCGTTCGCGTAGCTGACCTTGGGATGGGGGGTGAATCCCGCGGAGTACGCCATGGGCACTGCGGCCCGGCGCAACGCGCGCTCGAAAGCGCGCTGGAAGTCGCGGTGGCTGGTGAATCGCAGGCGGCCGCGCTTGGTGTAGCGCAGTCGTACACGCTGCACGGCGGGCGCCGGCGGCGGGCCTACGGGCTGTCGCTTGCCCAGTGTCGTCAGTCCCTCGTTCGGTCATTGCTGCCCGGCCGCCCTGGCGGGGCGGACCGTTGTCCGCCCTCCAGGTTACGCGCCACCCGCGCGCGCCCCGTTACCCCTCGTCCGGCGGACCGGTGGGGACCCAGTACCGCAGCTTCTCCGCGCGGCGGTCCTCGAAGACCCCGCCGGCCCCCTCGATCACCTTCCGCGAGCCGACATTGTCGAAATCGCAGGTCACCAGCGCCTCGTCGATGCCCAGCGCCCGCGCCCTGGGCAGCGAGGCCCGCAGCATGGCCGTGCCGTGCCCGAGCCGCCGCGCCGAGGGGCGGACGTCGTA
It contains:
- a CDS encoding Rne/Rng family ribonuclease, with product MHASHESAEADVTTERDRDDTNTPSGTLPPRRRRRAASRPAGPPAGTDNETTAPQVAAASGERPERTSGSEGSAGTAVSGATAASTSASAAEEPAAPRKRRRATRPAAATDTAPTAETGDTAGADAVGDTETAAPRARRRATRSATAPEAAAENTTTPETGPEAAAEPVAAGGQRRAGAKSDEETAAPRARRRTTRAATETAGSEVTEATPAADGESEPAAPRRRGRTSRAASATESQAETAPVETAAAEEAAEQAPEPRKRRRATRVASAPAVAEAGARESQAPAPADSDTAATGTSPASGSAADETSAPRGRRRAGGSGESTPDAGAAEEKAAAPRQRRRATRVASAPAVPAEETHRTDAEDSAAEPAPTPAPEAQPVTGTDSQDEPAAAPRRRRRATRPASAPEATFASPAGAQDAPAASGDSADEAAAPRGRRRATAPADVPAESAAAAEEAPAPRQRRRATRAASAPEATFEAAAQETPVESGEAVAEEASAPRQRRRATRTAAADMPADTAAAAADETAAPRGRRRATRAAAAPEATFEAAAQDAPVESGDSAAEETSGPRQRRRATRAATAPAAPAVADAANQGEDEAARPRRRATRGTSEEADVNRPDEDATAPRRRRRATRAASTSTDEGKARKSVTEDRAGSESEPMPPAVPVPATAVFQPPVFQPPMFQTPERAAAEAAAALAEADAEPEDELDAVGEENEEVETSEESERPSRRRRRGGRRRRRGESAERAAETEDDTEEAPAEPAETPRAERETEPEVPAEPEREAETEAEEDESGSGSGSSRRRRRRRRRTEESGEAGGSGADDPERTVIKVREPRKKKDHEPTESGDGVQSIKGSTRLEAKKQRRREGREQGRRRVPIITEAEFLARREAVERVMVVRQQGDRTQIGVLEDNVLVEHFVNKEQSSSYVGNVYLGKVQNVLPSMEAAFVDIGKGRNAVLYAGEVNFESLGLGNGPRRIEAALKSGQPVLVQVTKDPIGHKGARLTSQISLPGRYLVYVPEGSMTGISRKLPDTERARLKQILKKILPEDAGVIVRTAAEGASEEELTRDVERLQAQWEEIQQRAKKGNAPTLLYGEPDMTVRVVRDIFNEDFSKVIVSGDEAWGTIHGYVSQVAPDLSERLQRWTSEVDVFATYRIDEQLMKALDRKVWLPSGGSLVIDRTEAMIVIDVNTGRFTGQGGNLEETVTRNNLEAAEEIVRQLRLRDLGGIIVIDFIDMVLESNRDLVLRRLLECLGRDRTKHQVAEVTSLGLVQMTRKRVGQGLLESFSEQCVHCNGRGVIVHMEQPHTHAASGGGGKKGKGGKAGRKEKAAAAAAPEAEVEAAPVPEAVPAPLPEAGEEKVPEVVPVVEPAAAFTPDEELYGSVAEAEEAARRGPRGRRRASRKASAPAGAPKPVAEAAEEAVTVVPASEAPRQPEPAPEVEAAPAPVTEEPAPRRRTRKASAPAGSPKVADEAPALVVVASEPVAEAPAQEQPAAEPAVAEEPAPKRRRAVRRASAPAGSPEGGTEAAVTVIASAGGSEEPEHTAPAKKTTKKAAAKKTTAKKTAAAKKTTAKKTATAKKTAAKKSGTAKKSSTAKKTAAAEQQAPPSVSASAED
- a CDS encoding TIGR03936 family radical SAM-associated protein, which translates into the protein MQRVRLRYTKRGRLRFTSHRDFQRAFERALRRAAVPMAYSAGFTPHPKVSYANAAPTGTASEAEYLEIALAAPREVAWLKERLDESLPAGLDIVDAVDARVSGFAERLEASCWELRLEGVEPADAERAVKVFLATSSVEVSRETKKGIRTFDARAAVTALEATDAYASPSPSGGSDALASVPCAILRLVVRHLTPAVRPDDVLSGLRIVADLAPPVPPGVTRLAQGPLDEESGTVTDPFAPDRDAAMAALSTAAGQQAAAAPEITGQ